Within the Medicago truncatula cultivar Jemalong A17 chromosome 4, MtrunA17r5.0-ANR, whole genome shotgun sequence genome, the region TAGTATGTTTAAAGGTCTATATCATAcgaagatttttaaaaaaaataatgtcatctaAATTTAAATAGACTTGGAACTAATagatcaattaaattaaatcctcttttgataatcaacatgaatttttttgagaatttgattatatattgtatcatatttcaatttagtttataataatacatttaaatatgcgGAAAATTAATGCATACTAATAAGCTTAAATTACTGaaaaatttgacaaatttatattttaattaagactacaaaaaataatataatataataaaaaaaatattattcatatttacttaaatatgTCTAATAGGCTTTTTGAATGGTTAGTGATCTAGCCTTTTAAGCTTATTAAGCTTCTAAAAAAGCCTAGGCATTCTCTATTTAAGATGAAGTAAACCCTCCACATGCATGAATTGGACATTGTCCACAATGTTTAACATGATACGAAATGAACATGATGAGGGGTTAagaaagctcacaattttagTTGGAAGAAGATcatcttgtttgttttttgcttCATCTGTATTGTTACaattttagatgatttcttgGTTTGGTGTTTAGTCTCTATTGGTTTCGAGGACCCTCCGGAGggtgtttttggtttgtttgtagAAGTTTGTATTTGATACATGGATGTTTGTTTGTGTGTTCCGCATATATACGACACACTTTTCCTgtgtatattgttttttaattctcCTAGCCTAGCATTCCTTGTGCTTGCTAGGATTCTTTGCatgttaaataaatttcattttagcttcttacAAAAAAATGGTAGAAAATATGTAGACACTTCAACACTAAAGTATGTGAGGGATCAATAAgatttgaggttttttttttccaaaatgtGTGTACCTTTTTCAGAGTTGGTGGCTCCATTTATAGTTGTTAGGTTGCCATGTAAGCGTGAAGTTGTTAGAAAGTTACACATTTTACAGTGCATTTTTCAGATAATCGTATGTTTCTCACCAGAAGGTCGAGATTAACCATATATGTATCCTTTTTTTGCAACCCCACAACCTTGTGTTGACACCTGGGGTTTGTATTTCGATTAAGCATGATTGCCTCACTGAGCCGTCAAACCTTACGATCAGGTCGTAGAACAGTTTGAAACACCAATTTTGAAGAATgtttaaataataatcaaataaaacatgtatttattttgttttcaagtttACCTCATTTAAAATCTCCAAACATGGTATCTAGGACAATAAAATAACCGCATACAGAAAATATCATGAAGACTAAACAGTGAagaattttttataagaaataaaatcatatttaaccctaaaatatttATGTCTCTTAATTAAGTATTataattaaacttaaattaaataCTAGAAGAATTATAAGTTACTCCCTCCgattcttattataaaaataaaaaaaattaattaattaatttttttttatcttatctataaaaaaatatcataacttttaaggtgtaattattatttaaaagacttttttatccATTATTTGATGttaatctttttaatattaatgggTGTGCTAATGTTTCACAATTTTCTATAAGATAatatctgtaaaaaaaaataaaaaagttacacTAAATGAtaattgtattgattttttatgttctttttggtttttcttcttaAGAACCGAAAGAAGtatacataattatttatttctttttaactaCCATtcgagagagagggagagagattATAGATGCAATAAGTTGATAACATGATAGGaagagaaatagagagaaaattaagTGTTAGGTTGGTGTATAAAAGTAAGGGTGTACAAATATAAGTAACatacctttcaaaaaaattatactggGTAATATTATGGAGGCAATTTTGATGCGGCCagtttgttattaatttttttggttaaatatcatttcatttcttttaagtTAGATGATTATagcaagttagtcctttaagtttttttttgttataaattggtcatttaagttatAAAATAATTGCACCATTATCCTAATTTCATCAAACTaagtcaaaaaaaatgtttgtgtgGATGTTTAATGTTAAGTTGATTTGTCCAAATTCACTGCTCTCAAAACTAGTGCTCATAGATGTGTTATTCGGtctttattcaaaataaaattgacctattacttgatttataatgttgttgatcaaatatttatctgtaaaattaggcttaaattcaaaaataagaagaagaaaaatgtgtaTAAGTAATCATGTTTGATGTCATAAACACTTTTGAACCTACCATCTTAATGTTAAATGGTCTATAAGCACATTTTAATGAAGTTGGCTGAAACGATGGatgaaaatgtatatattaCATGACTTAAAGGGACcaatttctaacaaaaaaataactgaCCAattggtaacaaaaaaaaaaaacttaaaggactaatctgttataaacatataacttaaaggaccgcGGGAGGTATTTggccaatttttattttttttgagatagGGCAAATTTGTCCATTTACAATTCTGATCTCTTTCTTGTTTCTTGACTCTTTTCTCTCACCTTCATTGCCCTAAACCTACTCTATCTCTCTCCACTCACCATCCAATCTATCTTCCTCTAGTGTCTCTCTAATTTCTCATCGGCGACCGTGACTGAAACACAAATTTGAACAAACAATCACGGGCGGATCCAGACATTTGATGCATGTGGGGTTAAAATATGGCCAAGTTGCACTTGATATCGACAAAAGTAAAGCCAAGTTCAAAAACTTGAAAatcatatcaaatgtgttgCACTTATTTGTTTCCATAAGTTTTGCACAAGGTTGTTGACTTGTTGGTCTTATTCTTAACatattgtgttttatttataaGGGGTAATAATTCTTTTGGTCCCTGAATGTGTAAGGAGTAACCATAATAGTCCatcaatatatcaaaattttaaaataatcattgattGTGCACTTTGCTGGTCAAAATAGTCcctaacattaaaataatttgttaatattgtcatattagtcttttaatatacttacttattgtcaCTTCAAgcctattttgactaacaaagtgCAAAATCAgagacaattttaaaattttaatacaatGAGATACTATTGTGACTACTCGTTACacattaagggaccaaaataattattaccctatttataatataaaaaaatagagaagtTGGATGTGGGGCTTTAGCCCCCACATAACCTGTTAATGGTTCCATCCCTGCAAACGATATTGGTAATAGTTGATCGATGGGGTGTCGGTCGGTCATGGAGGTGGATGATTGGTGGCCGATGAGGATGGAGGTGGAGAAATGGAGGATTATGTGgaagagatatatatatatatatatatatatatatatatatatatatatatatatatatatatatattaaaacaaaatgcCACAtggggtgtattgggaaaagGTGTGTCTAAGCATAATTAACCAAAAATATAagctcttaaaaaaaaacaatgataaatAGACACCTTTTAATTTCATAAACCTACTCAACatcttattttttatacatCTCTCTTTCCTATTACATCACCAACATATTAACCAACTAATTGGGCTCAAGCGATTTAATGTGTTTCACCAAATGATGAATTGTTCATAAGAACCTCAGTTCAATTTTTAGATGAAACAATTCTTAACAAAACTTACTAAGTCGAACATCGAAGTACCACAAGGGCGCTTACCATTGAAAATCAGAACGTTAACAtacaaaaaaaacacatcatCGCCATATTACGTTTATCAAATCACTCTTGGAAGTTTATAATAATgttattgcaaaaaaaaaatcgaattttaaaatcataacttttgaaaaagaaaacactttaaaacaattaaaaaatacttctttaaaacttttttttaatggaaaatgaaGAATAAATGAAATAACACTAGATACTTTTTACTCCTcttaaaatcacattttattaatatttaataaaaaacttcataagaaaaaactttatttttgtataaactTTCTTATTCCATTAAACGGTATTTAAGGTGTTCAtgtaagcttaactcagttgataaggacaatgcataatatatgtaaggttcgtgGTTCAAACtccaaacacaaaaaaaatacgGTATTTAAggttttaattataaaattttatcattctttttcttttatacatAAATTATGCGTGTTTAACCATAATATGGacatttaatacaaaaaaaaaaaaaaaaaatcaaaaattattttttgagcaACCTTAAAGGTAGTTAGTTTTGTTCTATCCCATTCTTAGTTTTTCTTatgagaaattttgaaaaatataatttttaaattgagttttagttaatttttttaaatgacgaTTATAAAACCGTCAAATATGTcatctcactttttttttttttaaggtgtaCACGAAATATTTTCCTAAAACAAATTGCTATAGTAATAAATGCTAATCACACTTTTTTTCTAACCCTTTCTTTAAAGTTTACTTTTAAATTCCGTAAAACTCATCTGAATTTCACTATTTTATGTGGAATCCAAAGTGAGGATTAAAACGAGTTCGAACCGCACTCCTCTTGTCAAGATTTCTCACTTTGTCAATGTACggtaaactctctaaattccaCACTTTAAACACAAGAATGAACGGGTGTAACCTACAGCTGTCAGTATTTTCATAGTCACTAATCCAAGTGGAACACATTAACGGGTTTGTGACCGGCTATAACGGGGACCCTCGTTTACATCGCCCCAAGTGACACGTTAGAACACTATAAATGTGGACACTTGCCAAGTATTCCATTGtcactctctcttctctcacttcACATCACACATCAACAGCCAGCAACAGCAATGGAAACTGGAGGAGGGTTTCATGGCTACCGCAAACTCCCCACCAACACCAATTCTTCTGGTACGtaataaataaactataaatataaaacaaaaaatattcttcGAATGTTTCTTCTCTATGTGacatttgttttgtgtttttttcctttttcttttgttgtgaaTGTTAACATCCAATTTGATCTTAATTTCTCACATGCAGGATAATATTATACTTTAaggtatataatatatttcagtGTGCGTGTATGGTAGTGACAGATGCATGCATGAtattcatctctcttatataatattttgttgAGACATCTTTAATTTAGTCGAATGATcaatttgttgatattttgtaTCTGGTCTGAATTCTTGTTTTCTCTGTTTAAACAAGATTTATTTATCTGTATTTTCTTTCGTCCAAGTGATCTACCATACCACCATCGATCACTCCAGCCACCTTTGTTTTGTTGTGCAAGTAAAGGAAGGTAACGGAAACCATGAAAAAGAAGATGATGGCGTAAATGggttgtgaattgtgattgtATATTTTGGAATGGAACAAGTGTCGTGCATGCATGCATAAGATCATTGACTTTAGAGTTACAAGTGTCTTTCATGCATTCTTCAATAATATGATCATAATGCATAATACAAGGATCTGTCTGTTTGTATGTCTCCACTATTACCACCTTTTACGCCTTTTTATCTGTCTGTCTTCTTTCACTCTTTCAAGCCAACCCAATTAGATACTTCTGTTTTGGATAGATATAACAGTAAATTTAATAGCCACTTATTGATGAGTAACAATAAGGTCAAACTTACTGCTATTAACAAGCaagttttaaatttgttttcaagTTATAGTATATATATAGCACTGCACCATGACAAGTTTTCACACTCTTCTTATGTTTCCCATATAACTTAAGTTTGAATATTGTCCCTTGATGTATTTTTGGACTAATTAGAGAGAGTTTAACATAACCACGTACAGTGTCATTTAAGAAATTGATCTCTCCCAAAATACTATGTGTATTCAAACACGCAATTGTTCTGTTGTATCTTTGAAATGCGTATTTAGAGTGACGAAtgcatgaaaagaaaaaggcataaaataaaaaaaataaaaaaaaaagagaaaccgtttttattggtttgtttgtttttgtctcCTTTAAATTTAATCGCATGCAATTAGGCCCTCTTTTTGTCCTTTAGTGTCTGATTCCTCTGTTCTCGAGTAAAGCTACGTACAGAAACACCTGACACACGCTCCCTCTCCCAACAACACCTACCTATAAAGTCTTAGGTTAGTCCTTAACCCACTCTACTCTAATTGGGCCCCCTCACCACCGACCCATCCTACTTGTCATTTCCTCTTTCGTTCTCTCTTCAACTATAATCTCACGTGTACACATACCATTTGCTACACCCTTAACTATCTTATCACTATGTTTCATTTCATTCATACATACATCTGCATTTATGGacatgttaaaaatatttaatttgattaaaaaattaattcaacttTCAGTCAAAATTGAAATGGTATCAAATATTTGGATTAGATACATGAATTTTGTTTGACCAAATTAAATTAGTTGAGTATTAAATATGAATGAGATGGATGCAGCAGTAGCAGGGACGTTGAAGCTATCATCAGTTTCTGAGATGAACACGAGGCAGCAAGTAGGAGAACAGAACAACAATGGTACAGAACAAGACAATGAATGCATTGTGAGGGAACAAGACCGTTTTATGCCAATTGCAAATGTGATAAGGATCATGCGCAAGATTCTACCACCACATGCAAAAATATCTGATGATGCAAAAGAAACAATCCAAGAGTGTGTGTCTGAGTACATCAGCTTCATAACTGGAGAAGCCAATGAACGTTGTCAGAGAGAGCAAAGGAAGACAATAACTGCAGAAGATGTGCTTTGGGCTATGagtaagcttggttttgatgatTACATTGAACCTCTAACAATGTACCTTCATCGTTATCGTGAGCTTGAAGGTGATCGTACCTCAATGAGAGTTGAACCTTTGGGAAAGAGGGGTATGGAATATGGAAATTTAGGGGGGTTTG harbors:
- the LOC25494322 gene encoding nuclear transcription factor Y subunit B-3 isoform X2, whose translation is METGGGFHGYRKLPTNTNSSVAGTLKLSSVSEMNTRQQVGEQNNNGTEQDNECIVREQDRFMPIANVIRIMRKILPPHAKISDDAKETIQECVSEYISFITGEANERCQREQRKTITAEDVLWAMSKLGFDDYIEPLTMYLHRYRELEGDRTSMRVEPLGKRGMEYGNLGGFVPQFHIGHPNGGYYGNAAPTYMMRDGNNNNNNNNNAPNAANAAGGSSHSQALANAEANGHHHHHQYK
- the LOC25494322 gene encoding nuclear transcription factor Y subunit B-3 isoform X1, with the translated sequence METGGGFHGYRKLPTNTNSSAVAGTLKLSSVSEMNTRQQVGEQNNNGTEQDNECIVREQDRFMPIANVIRIMRKILPPHAKISDDAKETIQECVSEYISFITGEANERCQREQRKTITAEDVLWAMSKLGFDDYIEPLTMYLHRYRELEGDRTSMRVEPLGKRGMEYGNLGGFVPQFHIGHPNGGYYGNAAPTYMMRDGNNNNNNNNNAPNAANAAGGSSHSQALANAEANGHHHHHQYK